In Cydia pomonella isolate Wapato2018A chromosome 27, ilCydPomo1, whole genome shotgun sequence, a single genomic region encodes these proteins:
- the LOC133532841 gene encoding uncharacterized protein LOC133532841 — protein sequence MADSLNTLGGSLPAGGSQPDLTKLSTSEDDATNITTRKRKQPELGTDTSIMHYLADFRKDIMAYLASSSAAQDVKLQNMHHALTSDIKSQISSVMSKADQIIIEQTAIKTELSDLNDRVTFIEKKNDALSGLPKSLSEANNVIKNLVAENDRMKQYSLLNNIEISGVPFHKGENLFTILSNISSRVGYTLSDADVDSVHRVRRFQTDKGQENTRPAAIIVRFTQRRRKDALLAAVRARRGLTTADIDLPGPATPLFLGDHLTPANKLLLKRARQIKIELNYSFLWTRDCKIFMRKNETSKIIHIHDDAVLTKLK from the coding sequence ATGGCGGATTCCCTTAATACTCTAGGTGGTTCATTACCAGCTGGGGGTTCGCAGCCAGATCTCACAAAGTTAAGCACCAGCGAGGACGATGCCACAAACATAACCACAAGAAAGAGAAAACAGCCAGAACTCGGCACTGATACGAGTATTATGCATTACTTAGCGGACTTTCGGAAGGACATTATGGCTTATCTCGCCTCCTCTAGCGCAGCCCAGGACGTGAAATTACAAAACATGCATCACGCCTTAACATCGGATATTAAAAGTCAAATATCTAGTGTTATGTCTAAAGCcgaccaaataattattgaacaaacagccattaaaacggaactatcgGATCTTAACGACAGGGTCACTTTTATTGAAAAGAAAAATGACGCTTTGTCGGGCCTCCCAAAAAGCCTCAGCGAGGCTAATAACGTTATTAAAAACCTGGTTGCTGAAAATGACAGGATGAAACAATATTCGCTACTCAACAACATTGAGATTTCCGGGGTTCCGTTCCACAAAGGAGAAAACCTATTTACTATCTTAAGCAACATATCTTCACGCGTTGGCTACACACTTTCTGATGCTGACGTTGACTCAGTGCATAGGGTGCGGCGCTTTCAAACCGACAAGGGTCAGGAAAACACTCGGCCAGCTGCTATTATAGTCCGGTTCACCCAGCGTAGGCGCAAGGACGCTCTGCTGGCGGCCGTCCGAGCCCGCCGCGGGCTGACAACCGCCGACATCGATTTGCCGGGACCTGCGACCCCCCTGTTCCTGGGCGACCATCTTACACCGGCTAATAAACTGCTGCTCAAGCGTGCGAGGCAGATCAAAATTGAACTTAATTATTCTTTTTTGTGGACGAGAGACTGCAAGATTTTTATGCGCAAAAACGAAACTAGTAAAATAATTCATATTCACGATGATGCTGTCCTTACAAAACTCAAGTGA
- the LOC133532579 gene encoding leucine-rich repeat-containing protein 4B-like has translation MFTNSAAVHAALALLLPLAALLPAFAVADGVTTELCKARFSDFDDKRIRRYPVDEDATYLNMHHCGLTDVEIFLDDFENLPNVDEIHLFANNIEHINLAILHSVPTLTKLFLHINKIRELPIFDQRSCPKLTELILGDNLVTELNNAMTFSACVKLQKIYLSRNKIDYIHPDIFASLPELRKLYLSGNKIRYITNKLFERNVMLQNLQIDNNRLTFLPEGFVTNLKKTGVNLKHFYFYDNPWHCACLVKLLVEVNREGVPYYKRDPFYPKAILDTKIMHYNGTRPECMHSQQKSCVCPN, from the exons ATGTTTACTAATTCGG CTGCGGTACACGCCGCGTTAGCGTTGCTGCTGCCGCTGGCCGCACTGTTGCCAGCCTTCGCGGTCGCTGATGGCGTCACCACAGAGCTGTGCAAAGCGCGCTTCTCCGACTTCGACGACAAGCGAATCCGGCGTTATCCCGTGGACGAGGATGCCACTTACTTAAACATGCATCACTGCGGTCTCACCGATGTCGAAATCTTCCTTGACGACTTTGAAAACCTTCCAAATGTAGATGaaattcatttatttgcaaataaCATTGAACACATAAACCTAGCTATATTGCACTCCGTTCCTACATTAACTAAACTGTTTTTACATATTAACAAGATTAGAGAGTTGCCCATCTTTGACCAGCGATCTTGCCCCAAACTGACCGAGCTAATACTTGGTGATAATCTAGTTACCGAACTAAACAACGCTATGACGTTTTCTGCTTGCGTTAAGTTACAAAAGATATACTTATCTCGCAATAAAATCGACTACATTCACCCCGATATATTTGCATCTCTGCCTGAATTGAGAAAATTGTATTTAAGTGGtaataaaattaggtatataacaaacaaattattCGAAAGAAATGTAATGCTTCAAAATCTACAAATAGATAATAATAGATTAACTTTCTTACCAGAGGGTTTCGTGACCAATCTTAAAAAAACAGGGGTGAATCTTAAACATTTCTACTTCTACGATAACCCGTGGCATTGTGCCTGCCTTGTCAAGCTTTTGGTGGAAGTGAACAGAGAAGGTGTGCCGTATTATAAACGTGATCCGTTCTATCCTAAAGCTATTTTAGACACCAAAATTATGCATTATAACGGAACACGACCAGAATGCATGCATAGCCAGCAAAAAAGTTGTGTATGCCCTAATTAA
- the LOC133532581 gene encoding phospholipase A2 inhibitor beta-like: MAAITFGPVSALLLAALFCAHADKVITRSCGTRGLGFRVRQYPTDTEATSLIADNCQLTDVGTADFNGLPYLTAIDLEQNDIVHIHPVAFRSVPRLMILDVNRNKLRDLPVFEDQSCPNLKVLNLRENQLYILNNSKALSACTKLEKIYLSKNNIEYLHPDLFSALTELKMLLLNNNKIIFIHDSLLLNNVKLEWLEVQNNRLTYLPNEITDGLKQINFDDNPWRCECLLELLKDIKKEGVKYNYWMYIGLRPKCVYTAVHACSRAPSGLLLPGASVAETR; encoded by the exons ATGGCGGCTATAACTTTTG GGCCCGTGTCAGCGCTGCTGCTGGCGGCGCTGTTCTGCGCGCACGCCGACAAAGTCATCACGCGCTCGTGCGGCACCCGCGGCCTCGGGTTCCGCGTGCGGCAATACCCGACCGACACAGAGGCCACTAGTCTCATCGCCGACAACTGCCAACTAACTGACGTCGGTACTGCCGACTTCAACGGCCTCCCGTACTTAACCGCCATCGATTTAGAACAAAACGATATTGTACACATACACCCTGTGGCATTCCGATCGGTTCCTAGATTAATGATACTGGATGTGAACCGAAATAAACTGCGCGATCTACCCGTATTTGAAGATCAATCATGCCCTAACTTGAAAGTTTTAAACTTGAGAGAAAACCAActttacattttaaacaattcTAAAGCCTTATCCGCTTGTACAAAACTAGAAAagatatatttatctaaaaacAACATCGAATATTTACATCCTGATTTATTTAGCGCTTTAACAGAACTTAAAATGTtgctattaaataataacaaaattatctTCATACATGATTCATTGTTACTAAATAACGTTAAGTTAGAATGGTTGGAAGTACAGAATAACAGGCTGACATACTTACCTAATGAAATTACAGACGGTTTAAAACAGATTAATTTCGACGATAACCCATGGCGTTGCGAGTGCCTCCTGGAGCTATTAAAAGACATTAAGAAGGAAGgcgttaaatataattattggaTGTACATTGGGTTAAGGCCGAAGTGTGTGTACACTGCCGTGCATGCGTGCTCCCGTGCGCCGTCTGGACTGCTCCTGCCCGGTGCCTCAGTGGCTGAAACTCGCTAA